One window of Marmota flaviventris isolate mMarFla1 chromosome 5, mMarFla1.hap1, whole genome shotgun sequence genomic DNA carries:
- the LOC114097266 gene encoding adenylate kinase 4, mitochondrial: protein MASKLLRAVILGPPGSGKGTVCQRIAQNFGLQHLSSGHFLRENLKANTEVGEMARQYLEKGLLVPDHVITRLMVSELELRSGQHWLLDGFPRTIVQAEALDKICDLDLVISLNIPFETLKDRLSRRWIHPPSGRVYNLDFNPPHVHGIDDITGEPLVQQEDDKPEAVAAKLRRYKDAAKPVIELYKSRGVLHQFSGTETNKIWPYVYTLFSNKITPIQSKEAY, encoded by the coding sequence ATGGCTTCCAAACTCCTGCGCGCGGTCATCCTAGGGCCGCCTGGCTCGGGCAAGGGCACCGTGTGCCAGAGGATCGCCCAGAACTTTGGCCTCCAGCATCTCTCCAGTGGCCACTTCTTGCGGGAGAACCTCAAAGCCAACACGGAAGTTGGCGAAATGGCAAGGCAGTACCTGGAGAAAGGTCTTTTGGTTCCAGATCACGTGATCACTCGCCTAATGGTGTCAGAGCTGGAGCTCAGGAGCGGCCAACACTGGCTACTGGATGGTTTTCCAAGGACAATAGTACAGGCTGAAGCCCTCGACAAAATCTGTGACCTGGATCTAGTGATCAGTTTGAACATTCCATTTGAAACACTTAAAGATCGTCTCAGTCGACGTTGGATTCACCCTCCTAGTGGAAGAGTCTATAATTTGGACTTCAACCCACCTCATGTGCATGGAATTGATGACATCACAGGTGAGCCACTCGTCCAGCAGGAGGATGATAAGCCTGAAGCGGTTGCTGCCAAGCTAAGACGGTATAAAGATGCAGCCAAACCAGTCATTGAACTATACAAGAGTCGAGGAGTGCTCCACCAATTTTCTGGGACGGAGACGAACAAAATCTGGCCTTATGTTTACACACTGTTCTCCAACAAGATCACACCTATTCAGTCCAAAGAAGCCTACTGA
- the LOC139705758 gene encoding mitochondrial nicotinamide adenine dinucleotide transporter SLC25A51-like, whose amino-acid sequence MMDSEAHEKRPPILTSSKQDISPHITNVGEIKHYLCGCCAAFNNVAITFPIQKILFRQQLYGIKTRDAVLQLRRDGFRNLYHGILPPLMQKTTTLALTFGLNEDLSSLLQKHVSAPEFATGGVVAVLAGTTEAIFTPLERVQTLLQDHKHHDKFTNTYQAFRALKCHGIGEYYRGLVPILFRNGSSNVLFFGLRGPIKEHLPTATTHSAHLVNDFICGGLLGAMLGFLFFPVNVVKTRIQSQIGGEFQSFPKVFKTIWLERDRKLTNLFRGAHLNYHRSLISWGIINATYEFLLKVI is encoded by the coding sequence ATGATGGATTCAGAAGCTCATGAAAAGAGACCACCAATCCTTACATCTTCAAAACAAGACATCTCACCTCACATTACAAATGTTGGTGAGATAAAGCATTACTTGTGTGGCTGCTGCGCAGCTTTCAACAATGTAGCCATCACATTTCCCATTCAGAAGATCCTTTTTCGGCAGCAGCTCTATGGAATCAAAACCCGGGATGCAGTGCTTCAGTTGAGGAGGGATGGATTTAGAAACTTGTATCATGGAATCCTTCCGCCATTAATGCAGAAAACCACCACCCTGGCACTTACGTTTGGTCTGAACGAGGATTTGTCTTCCCTTCTCCAAAAGCACGTCAGTGCCCCAGAGTTTGCAACCGGTGGCGTGGTGGCAGTACTTGCAGGGACAACAGAAGCCATTTTCACTCCATTGGAAAGAGTTCAGACATTGCTTCAAGACCACAAGCATCATGACAAGTTCACAAACACTTATCAGGCTTTCAGGGCACTGAAGTGCCATGGAATTGGAGAGTATTATCGAGGTTTGGTGCCCATTCTATTCCGTAATGGATCCAGCAATGTCCTTTTCTTTGGTCTTCGAGGTCCCATTAAGGAGCACCTGCCTACTGCAACGACTCACAGTGCTCATTTGGTCAATGACTTCATCTGTGGAGGTCTACTGGGTGCCATGTTGGGATTCTTGTTTTTTCCAGTTAATGTTGTAAAAACTCGCATACAGTCTCAGATTGGTGGAGAATTTCAGTCTTTCCCCAAGGTTTTCAAAACAATCTGGCTAGAACGGGACAGAAAATTGACAAATCTTTTCAGAGGTGCCCATTTGAATTACCATCGATCTCTCATCTCTTGGGGGATAATCAATGCTACTTATGAGTTCTTGTTAAAGGTTATATGA